One stretch of Prunus persica cultivar Lovell chromosome G1, Prunus_persica_NCBIv2, whole genome shotgun sequence DNA includes these proteins:
- the LOC18791387 gene encoding uncharacterized protein LOC18791387 isoform X2: MASASDLGSTDDYEALMSMTDVELLKSAWRQEKAAPEILQFESRLIKRVREQIQLMIEKYMFHIFATAELLTRLSKEEKWFIERCCVDLQTHLEKSVLSQLPYTYQSIFQQSVINDETDMVAKPQLDTFIVCKTKYYLGHIQLEDNADGEPDGSGSQKPLEEPFEMEPNVLYFVRYKAVKKFVEEGKIDLY, encoded by the exons ATGGCTTCAGCTTCGGATTTAGGGTCAACGGATGATTACGAGGCGTTGATGTCGATGACCGATGTGGAGCTTTTGAAGAGCGCGTGGCGGCAAGAGAAGGCCGCTCCGGAGATTCTTCAGTTCGAGAGTCGTTTGATTAAGAGAGTCAGAGAGCAGATCCAACTGATG ATTGAGAAATACATGTTTCACATCTTTGCTACCGCCGAACTTCTAACACGTCTATCTAAAGAGGAGAAATGGTTTATTGAAAG GTGCTGTGTTGATTTGCAGACGCATCTTGAAAAGAGTGTCCTGTCGCAATTGCCTTATACTTATCAGTCTATATTTCAGCAATCTGTAATTAATGATGAGACTGACATGG TGGCAAAACCGCAATTGGACACATTTATTGTCTGCAAAACCAAGTATTATCTTGGACATATCCAGCTTGAGGACAATGCAGATGGAGAACCAGATGGCAG TGGGAGCCAGAAACCATTGGAGGAGCCTTTTGAGATGGAGCCCAATGTTTTATACTTTGTACGTTATAAAGCAGTGAAGAAATTTGTAGAGGAAGGGAAGATTGATTTATACTGA
- the LOC18791387 gene encoding DNA replication complex GINS protein SLD5 isoform X1 has product MASASDLGSTDDYEALMSMTDVELLKSAWRQEKAAPEILQFESRLIKRVREQIQLMEETVEEFTESGFDPLTVSLYQMDLDRTQFLLRSYLRIRLQKIEKYMFHIFATAELLTRLSKEEKWFIERCCVDLQTHLEKSVLSQLPYTYQSIFQQSVINDETDMVAKPQLDTFIVCKTKYYLGHIQLEDNADGEPDGSGSQKPLEEPFEMEPNVLYFVRYKAVKKFVEEGKIDLY; this is encoded by the exons ATGGCTTCAGCTTCGGATTTAGGGTCAACGGATGATTACGAGGCGTTGATGTCGATGACCGATGTGGAGCTTTTGAAGAGCGCGTGGCGGCAAGAGAAGGCCGCTCCGGAGATTCTTCAGTTCGAGAGTCGTTTGATTAAGAGAGTCAGAGAGCAGATCCAACTGATG GAAGAAACCGTGGAGGAATTTACTGAAAGTGGTTTTGATCCACTTACTGTGTCACTCTACCAGATGGATTTGGACAGGACTCAGTTCTTGTTGAGATCTTATCTACGAATTCGTTTGCAGAAG ATTGAGAAATACATGTTTCACATCTTTGCTACCGCCGAACTTCTAACACGTCTATCTAAAGAGGAGAAATGGTTTATTGAAAG GTGCTGTGTTGATTTGCAGACGCATCTTGAAAAGAGTGTCCTGTCGCAATTGCCTTATACTTATCAGTCTATATTTCAGCAATCTGTAATTAATGATGAGACTGACATGG TGGCAAAACCGCAATTGGACACATTTATTGTCTGCAAAACCAAGTATTATCTTGGACATATCCAGCTTGAGGACAATGCAGATGGAGAACCAGATGGCAG TGGGAGCCAGAAACCATTGGAGGAGCCTTTTGAGATGGAGCCCAATGTTTTATACTTTGTACGTTATAAAGCAGTGAAGAAATTTGTAGAGGAAGGGAAGATTGATTTATACTGA
- the LOC18791285 gene encoding calcium-binding protein CML24: protein MCPSGRTLCAETATTTTMTSDFRPAFDALDSDRDGKISKDDLRAFYAGFSSSGADENLIGSMMSVADSNKDGFVQYDEFERVLGGGGGARSSWGVMEDAFKVMDKDGDGKLGHEDLKSYMSAAGFAATDEDIKAMIILGGGDDNQGVSYAGLLKILAVDHVG, encoded by the coding sequence ATGTGTCCCTCTGGCCGCACCCTCTGCGCAGAGACCGCCACGACGACGACCATGACCTCAGATTTCCGGCCAGCCTTCGACGCCCTCGACTCCGACCGCGACGGCAAGATCAGCAAAGACGATCTCCGGGCCTTCTACGCCGGATTTTCCAGCTCCGGCGCCGACGAAAATCTCATCGGATCGATGATGTCGGTCGCCGATTCCAACAAGGACGGCTTCGTCCAATACGACGAGTTCGAGCGCGTTTTGGGCGGCGGCGGCGGTGCAAGAAGCTCGTGGGGAGTGATGGAGGACGCGTTTAAGGTTATGGACAAGGACGGGGATGGGAAGCTCGGCCATGAGGATTTGAAGAGCTACATGAGCGCGGCTGGCTTCGCCGCCACTGATGAAGACATCAAGGCCATGATTATATTGGGAGGTGGCGATGACAACCAAGGCGTGTCTTATGCTGGCTTGCTCAAGATCTTGGCCGTTGATCATGTCGGCTAG
- the LOC18792323 gene encoding uncharacterized protein LOC18792323, whose amino-acid sequence MAAKSNPISTPMIHAFVFALSLFVFQSESAPQAFRRDPGHPQWHHSAFHDVRDGVRSDVRRMLHSRAEVPFQVPLEVNVVLIGFNADGGYRYSVDAHKLEEFLKISFPLHRPSCLETGQPLDIEHQIVYNAFPAGQPELLALEKALKEVMVPAGNAREADFGREVPLFEVDATIVEPVFQRLYSYIFDTESAAYSAADDMDRQVPSAIFIVNFDKVRMDPRNKDIDLDSLMYGKLTQLTEEDMKKQEGDYIYRYRYNGGGASQVWLGSGRFVVIDLSAGPCTYGKIETEEGTVSSRTLPRLKNVVFPRGFGAASDHPTHDVFVGQLASLVSTTVEHVIAPDVRFETVDLTTRLLLPIIVLQNHNRYNIIDKGHNYSINIEAIEAEVKKMVHAGQEVVIVGGSHSLHRHEKLSIAVSKAMRSHSLQETKNDGRFHVHTKTYLDGAILKEEMERSADVLAAGLLEVADPNLSSKFFLRQHWADDSEGSSDSILKHKPLWSTYESKHGKKKKRLERKQGEFYRTYGTRVIPVFVLSLADVDPHLMMEDESLVWTSKDVVIVLEHQNEKIPLSYVSETQRRHAFPSQAQRHILAGLASAVGGLSAPYEKASHVHERSVVNWLWAAGCHPFGPFSNTSQVSQMLQDVALRNTIYARVDSALHRIRETSEAVQTFAAQYLKTPLGEPVKGKRNKTTTELWVEKFYKKTTNLPEPFPHELVDRLENYLDTLEEQLVELSSSLYGHRLQDAHLNSSEILQSSIFTQQYVDHVLANERDKMKCCDIEYKYPVQASQTYIYGGILIAGFVVYFVVIFFSSPVR is encoded by the exons ATGGCTGCCAAATCAAATCCAATATCAACGCCAATGATACATGCCTTCGTTTTCGCACTGAGCCTGTTTGTGTTTCAATCCGAGTCGGCGCCTCAGGCTTTCCGGAGAGATCCAGGTCACCCTCAGTGGCACCACAGCGCCTTCCACGACGTCCGAGATGGCGTTCGATCCGATGTTCGCCGCATGCTCCATTCTCGCGCTGAG GTTCCGTTCCAGGTTCCGCTCGAAGTGAATGTGGTGCTTATTGGTTTCAATGCTGATGGAGGCTATAGGTACTCGGTCGATGCGCACAAATTGGAAGAGTTTCTGAAAATCAGCTTCCCATTGCATAGGCCTTCCTGCCTGGAGACAGGACAGCCTCTCGATATCGAGCATCAAATTGTCTATAATGCCTTTCCC GCCGGGCAGCCAGAACTGTTAGCTCTTGAGAAGGCACTGAAAGAGGTTATGGTTCCTGCAGGAAATGCAAGAGAG GCTGATTTTGGAAGGGAAGTACCTCTGTTTGAAGTGGATGCAACTATAGTGGAGCCTGTATTTCAGAGGTTATATTCCTACATATTTGACACAGAGAGTGCTGCTTATTCCGCTGCTGATGATATGGATCGGCAAGTTCCAAGTGCAATATTTATAGTCAATTTTGATAAG GTCAGGATGGATCCGAGGAATAAGGACATTGATCTTGACAGCTTAATGTATGGTAAACTTACACAGCTCACTGAGGAAGATATGAAAAAACAAGAGGGAGACTACATTTATCGCTATCGATACAATGGAGGAGGTGCATCTCAAGTTTGGCTTGGCTCTGGCAG ATTTGTTGTGATTGATCTCTCAGCGGGCCCATGCACATATGGAAAGATTGAAACTGAAGAGGGAACTGTCAGTTCCAGGACATTGCCACGACTTAAGAATGTGGTGTTTCCAAGAGGTTTCGGTGCAGCTAGTGATCACCCTACACATGATGTATTTGTTGGACAACTTGCCTCTTTAGTATCCACCACAGTCGAGCATGTTATAGCTCCAGATGTTAG ATTTGAAACTGTTGAcctgacaacaaggctgctttTACCAATAATTGTCCTCCAAAATCATAATCGCTACAACATTATAGATAAAGGCCACAACTACAGTATAAATATTGAAGCAATTGAGGCAGAG GTGAAGAAAATGGTTCATGCTGGGCAAGAAGTTGTGATTGTTGGGGGTTCACATTCGTTACATCGCCATGAGAAGTTGTCGATTGCTGTTTCAAAAGCTATGAGAAGCCATTCCCTGCAAGAAACTAAGAACGATGGGCGCTTCCATGTTCATACCAAGACATATCTGGATGGAGCTATTCTTAAAGAA GAGATGGAACGTTCTGCTGATGTGCTTGCTGCTGGTTTGCTTGAGGTGGCTGACCCAAATCTTTCAAGTAAATTTTTCCTCCGCCAG CATTGGGCAGATGACTCCGAGGGTTCAAGTGATTCTATTCTAAAGCATAAACCTCTTTGGTCCACTTATGAATCAAAGCacggaaagaaaaaaaaaagactagaAAGGAAACAAGGAGAGTTTTACCGAACTTATGGAACAAGAGTGATTCCTGT TTTTGTGCTATCATTGGCTGATGTGGATCCACACCTTATGATGGAAGATGAAAGTCTTGTATGGACAAGCAAAGATGTAGTGATTGTACTTGAgcatcaaaatgaaaagataCCTCTTAG TTATGTTTCAGAAACTCAGAGGAGGCATGCCTTTCCATCTCAGGCACAGCGCCATATATTGGCAGGACTTGCTTCCGCTGTTGGCGGGTTGAGTGCACCATATGAAAAGGCTTCTCATGTACATGAAAGGTCAGTTGTGAATTGGCTTTGGGCAGCAGGTTGTCATCCATTTGGACCATTCTCTAATACTTCTCAAGTCAGTCAAATGCTTCAGGATGTTGCATTG AGGAACACAATATATGCACGTGTAGATTCTGCTCTCCACAGAATTCGTGAGACGTCAGAG GCTGTACAAACTTTTGCAGCACAGTATCTAAAAACTCCGCTTGGTGAACCAGTGAAGGGAAAGAGGAACAAAACAACCACTGAACTATGGGTGGAGAAGTTTTACAAAAAGACAACTAACTTGCCTGAACCGTTCCCACACGAATTAGTTGATAGATTGGAGAACTACTTGGAT ACCCTTGAGGAACAGCTTGTAGAGTTGTCTTCATCGTTATATGGCCATCGCTTACAAGATGCACATTTGAACAGTTCGGAAATTCTCCAGAGTTCCATATTTACCCAGCA GTACGTAGACCATGTTCTGGCCAATGAGAGGGACAAGATGAAATGCTGCGACATTGAGTACAAATATCCTGTGCAGGCATCTCAAACTTATATCTATGGGGGGATTCTTATTGCCGGATTCGTTGTATATTTTgttgtcattttcttttcatctcCCGTGCGCTGA
- the LOC18793345 gene encoding probable protein phosphatase 2C 42, which translates to MLQALMNLLSLCWRPFGRGNGEGLNSVGIVGANFRGGGRDGKDSLLWFRDFGKYAWGDFSMAVVQANQVLEDQSQIESGPFGTFVGVYDGHGGPEAARYVCDNLFRHFQAISAESDGVVTAETIRNAFLRTEEGFTALVSELWSTRPNVATVGSCCLVGVICQRTLFVANLGDSRVVLGKRVGNTGEVAAIQLSTEHNANLEEVRHELKDLHPHDPQIVVLKHGVWRVKGIIQVSKSIGDVYMKHAQFNREPINAKFRLPEPMHMPILSANPTILSHPLHPNDSFLIFASDGLWEHLSNEKAVEIVHKHPHAGSAKRLVKTALQEAARKREMRYSDLRKIDKKVRRHFHDDITVIVLFLNHDLISRGTVEEPPVSIRSAVDH; encoded by the exons ATGCTTCAGGCATTGATGAATCTGCTCTCTCTGTGCTGGAGGCCGTTTGGGCGAGGCAACGGTGAGGGACTCAACTCTGTCGGAATTGTCGGTGCAAATTTCCGAGGCGGTGGACGAGATGGCAAAGATAGCTTGCTTTGGTTCCGAGATTTCGGAAAGTACGCGTGGGGCGATTTCTCCATGGCCGTGGTTCAAGCCAACCAGGTGCTCGAGGACCAGAGTCAGATCGAGTCTGGACCCTTTGGGACCTTCGTCGGCGTTTATGATGGCCATGGTGGCCCCGAGGCTGCTCGATACGTTTGCGACAATTTATTCAGACATTTCCAAG CAATATCAGCAGAGTCAGATGGGGTTGTGACAGCAGAGACCATTAGAAATGCTTTTCTCCGAACAGAGGAAGGGTTTACTGCTCTTGTTTCAGAGTTGTGGAGTACTAGACCCAATGTAGCAACTGTTGGGTCATGTTGTCTGGTTGGAGTGATATGTCAGCGGACCTTATTTGTGGCAAACCTTGGAGATTCCCGTGTTGTGTTGGGGAAGAGAGTGGGAAACACTGGGGAAGTTGCTGCGATTCAGTTATCCACTGAACACAATGCAAATCTTGAGGAGGTTAGGCACGAACTGAAAGATTTGCACCCACATGATCCTCAAATTGTTGTTTTAAAGCATGGAGTTTGGAGAGTAAAAGGGATTATCCAG GTATCGAAATCTATTGGTGACGTATATATGAAACATGCACAGTTTAACAGGGAGCCAATTAATGCAAAATTCAGACTTCCTGAACCAATGCACATGCCTATCTTGTCTGCCAATCCGACTATTCTTTCTCATCCTCTCCATCCAAATGATTCTTTCCTTATATTTGCATCTGATGGTCTATGGGAACACTTGAGTAATGAAAAAGCTGTTGAGATTGTCCACAAGCATCCACATGCG GGAAGTGCCAAAAGGCTTGTAAAGACTGCTCTCCAAGAAGCtgcaagaaaaagagaaatgagaTATTCAGATCTTCGGAAAATTGACAAGAAAGTCCGACGCCATTTTCATGATGATATAACTGTCATTGTTTTATTCTTAAACCATGACTTAATATCCAGAGGCACAGTGGAAGAACCTCCAGTCTCAATAAGAAGTGCTGTTGACCACTGA
- the LOC18792079 gene encoding putative ubiquitin-conjugating enzyme E2 38 — protein sequence MNESTVASKKIFESTVTTVQNPSNHQRVLKENGTIMAPSSSSSVTPKTTTSKPNVFKRFDVVSDHSDHHYVNNKNGCGCGGRVQKKIMQEWKILEKHLPDSIYVRAYETRIDLLRAVVVGASGTPYHDALFFFDIAFPSDYPTHPPEVHYRSFGLRPNPNLYASGYVCLSLLNTWPGKGKEKWDPSQSTILQVLVSIQGLVLNKEPYFNEPGTGNRFGCEASRAYNEKVFVLTCKTTLYLLSRAPLNFKAFTASFYRQRAGMILRACRAYANGRVVVGHYKDEDAGVAVTKVKRKFVASMVELYPQLFNAFQGTGASLEGLLEHLKVETRYPAPAKPRGKCIVKRAFDRLKTILGLGGSKKKTKEGEENENSNNKNDDGTKGNAGVAADAAAAAD from the coding sequence atgAATGAAAGCACAGTCGcatcaaaaaaaatatttgaaagcaCAGTCACAACAGTCCAGAATCCGTCCAATCACCAAAGAGTCTTGAAAGAGAACGGAACGATAATGGccccctcttcttcttcttctgtgaCGCCAAAGACGACGACGTCGAAGCCCAACGTGTTCAAGCGATTCGACGTCGTTTCGGACCACTCAGACCACCACTACGTCAACAACAAAAACGGCTGCGGCTGCGGCGGCCGGGTTCAGAAGAAGATCATGCAGGAGTGGAAGATTCTGGAGAAGCACCTCCCGGACTCCATCTACGTGCGCGCCTACGAGACCCGCATCGACCTGCTCAGAGCCGTCGTCGTCGGAGCCTCCGGCACGCCCTACCACGACGCCCTTTTCTTCTTCGACATCGCGTTCCCCTCCGATTACCCGACCCACCCGCCCGAGGTCCACTACCGCTCCTTCGGGCTGAGGCCCAACCCGAACCTCTACGCTAGCGGGTACGTCTGCCTCAGCCTGCTGAACACCTGGCCAGGAAAGGGGAAGGAGAAGTGGGACCCATCTCAGTCGACGATCCTCCAGGTTCTAGTGTCGATCCAAGGCCTGGTTCTCAACAAGGAGCCCTACTTCAACGAACCGGGAACCGGGAACCGGTTCGGATGCGAGGCGTCTCGGGCCTACAACGAGAAAGTCTTCGTTTTGACTTGCAAAACGACGCTGTATTTGCTCTCGAGGGCGCCGCTGAATTTCAAGGCTTTCACCGCCTCGTTCTATAGGCAGAGAGCGGGCATGATACTGAGAGCGTGCAGGGCCTACGCGAACGGGCGCGTGGTGGTGGGACACTACAAGGATGAGGATGCTGGTGTTGCGGTTACGAAGGTTAAGCGGAAATTCGTGGCGTCGATGGTGGAGTTGTACCCGCAACTGTTCAACGCATTTCAAGGAACAGGGGCCTCTTTGGAGGGTTTGCTCGAGCACCTGAAGGTGGAGACTCGTTATCCGGCGCCGGCTAAGCCGCGGggtaagtgtattgtgaaaaGGGCGTTTGACAGattgaaaacaattttgggATTGGGGGGatcgaagaagaagacgaaggagGGGGAGGAGAATGAGAATAGTAACAACAAGAATGACGATGGCACGAAAGGCAATGCTGGGGTGGCTGCTGATGCTGCTGCAGCAGCTGATTGA
- the LOC18793057 gene encoding probable enoyl-CoA hydratase 1, peroxisomal isoform X1, translated as MASHQSLPENLILVNREPNGIAFVTINRPKSLNSLTRPMIIDLAKAFKALSQDESVRVIILSGSGRAFCSGVDLTAAEDVFKGDVKDVETDTVAQMERCRKPIIGAINGFAVTAGFEIALACDIIVAAKGAKFVDTHARFGIFPSWGLSQKLSRIIGANKAREVSLTATPLTAELGERLGFVNHVVEEGELLKKAREIAEAIAKNNQDLVLRYKAVINDGLKLDLGHALALEKERGHDYYSGMTKEQFKKMQEFITGRGSKKPSSKL; from the exons ATGGCCAGCCACCAATCCTTGCCGGAAAATCTCATACTCGTAAACCGCGAACCCAACGGAATCGCATTCGTGACGATCAACCGTCCCAAGTCGCTTAATTCGCTGACCCGGCCCATGATTATAGACCTCGCCAAAGCCTTCAAGGCCCTCAGTCAAGACGAGTCGGTCCGGGTCATCATTCTATCCGGGTCGGGTCGCGCCTTTTGCTCCGGAGTCGATCTCACGGCCGCGGAGGACGTTTTCAAAGGGGACGTGAAGGACGTGGAGACCGACACGGTGGCGCAAATGGAGCGGTGCCGAAAGCCCATCATCGGAGCCATTAATGGGTTCGCGGTCACTGCCGGGTTCGAAATCGCGCTCGCTTGTGATATAATCGTCGCCGCAAAAGGAGCTAAATTCGTGGACACTCATGCCAG GTTTGGGATATTTCCGTCATGGGGTTTGTCTCAGAAGCTTTCGAGGATTATAGGGGCTAACAAAGCTCGGGAAGTGTCGCTGACAGCGACGCCTTTGACGGCGGAGCTGGGTGAAAGGTTGGGGTTCGTGAACCATGTTGTTGAAGAGGGTGAGTTGCTGAAGAAAGCTCGTGAAATAGCTGAGGCCATTGCGAAAAATAACCAGGACCTGGTGTTGAGGTACAAGGCTGTTATTAATGACGGGCTTAAACTGGACCTAGGCCATGCTCTTGCACTAGAAAAG GAGAGGGGTCATGACTATTACAGTGGAATGACCAAAGAGCAGTTTAAGAAGATGCAAGAGTTCATAACAGGTCGGGGTTCAAAAAAGCCTTCTTCCAAGTTGTAG
- the LOC18793057 gene encoding probable enoyl-CoA hydratase 1, peroxisomal isoform X2 gives MASHQSLPENLILVNREPNGIAFVTINRPKSLNSLTRPMIIDLAKAFKALSQDESVRVIILSGSGRAFCSGVDLTAAEDVFKGDVKDVETDTVAQMERCRKPIIGAINGFAVTAGFEIALACDIIVAAKGAKFVDTHARFGIFPSWGLSQKLSRIIGANKAREVSLTATPLTAELGERLGFVNHVVEEGELLKKAREIAEAIAKNNQDLVLRYKAVINDGLKLDLGHALALEKSIYLIVIFRRGVMTITVE, from the exons ATGGCCAGCCACCAATCCTTGCCGGAAAATCTCATACTCGTAAACCGCGAACCCAACGGAATCGCATTCGTGACGATCAACCGTCCCAAGTCGCTTAATTCGCTGACCCGGCCCATGATTATAGACCTCGCCAAAGCCTTCAAGGCCCTCAGTCAAGACGAGTCGGTCCGGGTCATCATTCTATCCGGGTCGGGTCGCGCCTTTTGCTCCGGAGTCGATCTCACGGCCGCGGAGGACGTTTTCAAAGGGGACGTGAAGGACGTGGAGACCGACACGGTGGCGCAAATGGAGCGGTGCCGAAAGCCCATCATCGGAGCCATTAATGGGTTCGCGGTCACTGCCGGGTTCGAAATCGCGCTCGCTTGTGATATAATCGTCGCCGCAAAAGGAGCTAAATTCGTGGACACTCATGCCAG GTTTGGGATATTTCCGTCATGGGGTTTGTCTCAGAAGCTTTCGAGGATTATAGGGGCTAACAAAGCTCGGGAAGTGTCGCTGACAGCGACGCCTTTGACGGCGGAGCTGGGTGAAAGGTTGGGGTTCGTGAACCATGTTGTTGAAGAGGGTGAGTTGCTGAAGAAAGCTCGTGAAATAGCTGAGGCCATTGCGAAAAATAACCAGGACCTGGTGTTGAGGTACAAGGCTGTTATTAATGACGGGCTTAAACTGGACCTAGGCCATGCTCTTGCACTAGAAAAG AGTATATATTTGATTGTTATTTTCAGGAGAGGGGTCATGACTATTACAGTGGAATGA